The Metallosphaera hakonensis JCM 8857 = DSM 7519 genome includes the window GGAAGGTGTTGTAGTCCCTGTCGCCGGTGACGAAGAAGGGAACTCCGTCGACCAGGGCGTTCCAGATCCAGAGGTTCTGTCGTCTAGGACCGTGTCTCACGTGTACGTAAGTCCAGCTCTCGTCTATGACTCCAAGCTTTGCCCTGAAGGCCTTCAATTGGGCTTGCAGGATCAACAGGTTAACGTAGGCCTTCAAGGCCCTCTTCACTAAGCTGTAAATCGTGGTCAAGGGCCTTCCCTCAACCTTAGATATTCCCCTCAAGCTCATCCTGTTGGTGTACTCCTTCAAGATTCTCTCCCTCTGCTCCCTGCTCATCCTGTGACTCGCGTCGTAAAAGGTCCTACCGCAGACCTTACACCTGTACTTGCTCTTCCCTCTTGACGAACCGTTCTTGACCACGCGGTCCGAGTTGCAGGAAGGACATCTCGGCCTCGCGTCCTTCCTCCTCTTGATCCCGAGTTTCTTGATGTAATAATACAAAGTGGAGGGCGGTATCTTGAGCTTGGTGACCTGCACTCCCAACACGTAAGCCGCGAGGGCGAAGGCGATTTCCTCTGGTCTGTGCTTTCGGGGCTTAAGGTTTAAATTTCTTAGAACGAGAAGTATAAGTTGTGCGAGGGCTACGAGGTTCATGGCATACACCTAAAGAACCTCGAGGTCCTCGCACATAAGTCTTTTCGATCCCACGCGTCCTCAAGTCTTCAAGTCCACTCGTTGTAAGGACCACAAAAATCCTTGAAGAGATTTCTGCCTCGCATTAATATTTTTACAGGTACTTATCGAATAAGATGACTGCATGAGAACACTCCCCAAAATACAAATAAATGAAACATTATTCATCGGCCAGAAGTCATTAACTGAAGCTTGTAGTCAATAAGGATAAATACATGTATATACAAGTAATATTATGTGAGGACCATTACTGTCAGAATTCCTGAGGAGCTTTATAGGAGAATGAGAGATCATAAGGAGATGAACTGGAGTGAGCTTATAAGGAACGCAATTAGGGCTGAGTTGGATAGGATAGAAAACGTAAGTACAGGTGTTGAGATCGTTGAGAACCTTAAGAAACTAGGGGTAAACGAGAGGGACATAGGTTTGGAGCCTCCGCAAGGTGAAGAGGAATTCCAGAGAGAGCTAAAGAGAAAGTCTACGATACCAATGTCCTAATTGAGATTCGTGAGAATGTCCGGAATGTAAAAAATTCAATTTATATTGCGGAGAATATTCATGTTTTTATTATCTCTACAATGAATAATTCGAATCATCTATCTCGGGGAACGGAGTCTCACGAGAGACTGTTTACAGGTTATCCAGATATAACCTTATACCTAGAAAAATTCTGGTTCTCATTTTAATATTTTCGCCGAAATATTTGCATTCCGGACACTGTCTCGTAAAAACAGGACTTTGCAAGAGAAGCCAGATCCCATCGTCACAACTATTTTAAACGTAATTGAATACCCCCCAATACTTGACCTTGGAGGGAAGCTTTTGGTGATATATCCAACCAAGGAAGACTACGAGTTAACTCTAAGAATCATGATAGAGTTAAGGAAGGTAGGGACGCCGGTAAACGTAGTTGATGTAGTGTTAGCCTCGATTGCAATAAATCGCAACATGGTAGTAGTATCAAACGATAAGGATTTTGAATTTATTAAGAAAGTTGATAACAGACTAGAAATTCAAAGTGAATCCTAGATGTTGGGCGATTCAGGTTTCCATTGCGAATTGTAATTACGGCAAAATATATCAAACATAAGGAAATTGTTGAGCCCGAATCTTTACCTAGTCCATACGAGAGTGTTCAATTAAATTCATTCTATTTCGAAAAATAAACTGAATTCGCAAAGGAGACTTGAATTGTCCATACGGAAAGAACATCTAATTAAAAAACTTGCTTTCTGGCTATTTCAGTTTTTACAGAAATCGAAGCTAAACTCATTTTTACATTAACGTAAAGTACTGAATTTTAGATGATGAAATGAGTTTAACCATCCCGAGAATTGAACTGATCCGCTCAATGTTACTGAGATAACTTTAAAACTAGAAACTCTAGTGATAAAATAGCATTAATTATGCATTTGAAAGATGAGGAAATAAAGGATATTGCTCAGATCAGGAAAAGAATAGCAGAATCCACAATAAAATTAGTCATGTACATAGTTTTATACGTAATTGTTGCGGCCTTAATAAATAACCTAATGTTCCCATATTTGGAGAGCCTGAACATATCTCTTCCCTCTTTCCTGAACTCGGCCTCTCTCACTACCTCCATATCTGGATACCAGCCTTACATCAACGTGTTACTATCTCTGCTCTTCGGCTACCTTATACTCCAGGGCTTCGTCTCAGTGGTGTATTGGAATCTTAGGCTCAAGTATGATCATCCTACCTCCGCTTCCGTGAGAAGTGTATTGAGGCTAGTGGGACTGGGGGCGTTAGTGGCTGCCATAGCCGGTGGAGTTGCTGGAGGAGTTGCGGGGGTTGCCCTGGGAGGTTTCTTAGGGATAGTGATAGGCTTCGCATCGCAACAGGTACTAGGTCAAGCAGTGGCTGGTCTCTTCCTTCTCCTCTCAAGACCCTTCAAGATAAAGGATCACGTTAGTGTCACAGGAGACGAGGGGACAGTCGAGGAGATCACAACCCTCTTCACATATGTTCTCAAGTCTGACGGGACAACAGTCATAATTCCGAACAATTCGATTCTGGGAAATAAGATATATGTTTTTCCTCAGAGTCCCTCTCAACAGACCCAACAAGGGCAAGCACAGCAGAAGTGATCAGGACGTTCCCTCATCTCCAAGTCCATTTATTTTTCGTCTTCAGATCTAATACAAATATTGTTGGGTTTAGAAATAGGATGTTCATCTACTCCTTACTAAATAATATTCAAGGATAAAGTAGGGAGAAGCGAGATCAAGTGCTTCCTTACTCTCTTGTGCATTGATGAGATGT containing:
- a CDS encoding mechanosensitive ion channel domain-containing protein, yielding MYIVLYVIVAALINNLMFPYLESLNISLPSFLNSASLTTSISGYQPYINVLLSLLFGYLILQGFVSVVYWNLRLKYDHPTSASVRSVLRLVGLGALVAAIAGGVAGGVAGVALGGFLGIVIGFASQQVLGQAVAGLFLLLSRPFKIKDHVSVTGDEGTVEEITTLFTYVLKSDGTTVIIPNNSILGNKIYVFPQSPSQQTQQGQAQQK